One genomic region from Plasmodium chabaudi chabaudi strain AS genome assembly, chromosome: 7 encodes:
- a CDS encoding phosphatidylglycerophosphate synthase, putative, which produces MPLKFIIHDPKITVLQTPEEFFKTLKTLVKNSRERIVISSLYIGTGELEKEFVDNIIDNKNIKDIQVDILLDKQRGTRPEGKQKETSISILSKLFKYGNNINISLFHNPLLGAMLYNILPHRANEALGVMHMKIYMGDDTLIMSGANLNNSYLTNRKDRYFLIENKLLANSIYKIVNCVQQMSFSLNPDLTVDWRSDLINPLIESYLYREQFYRRIRFILREVQKDISEYNINTFGTDFVTHNNDNTLLHSDKEMEKNNDQQNEYTQAYDINNFSTSFNISEKKSDIHLHNIGNNTTEHDSKTNNHIPSKINNFFYPLYEKKKKIVTIELGMQCPFSIPPIYDDTDMLEDTLKNIEKYNQSLIVASAYFNFTKPILKLFRRIYDNLFPKKGRIHFITAAQSANSFYKSQGITYYIPLAYSIIADRCIEFVTSNFLNLFKIVKKTPNLEQKLYNATNIYLEYHKPEWTFHSKGMWIIDNFGNSENDKKHVCSEKCEQNIQKLENNSYNLENCLNMSEFCDYKKSVYKQILSDESNNINQLLEPPECMPWGTVIGSSNYGRRASYRDLEMGFIIKTNDPNLRKQFQEELNNIYKSSKYVNMVDLKSRYSPWQLYVLNIFFRRML; this is translated from the coding sequence ATGccattaaaatttattatacatgATCCCAAAATAACAGTGCTCCAAACTCCTgaagaattttttaaaacattaaaaaCGTTGGTTAAAAATTCAAGGGAAAGAATAGTTATTagttctttatatataggaACAGGGGAGCTTGAAAAAGAATTTGtagataatataatagataataaaaatataaaagatatacaggttgatatattattagatAAACAAAGAGGTACAAGACCTGAaggaaaacaaaaagaaacatcaataagtatattatcaaaattatttaaatatggcaataatataaatataagtttATTTCATAATCCATTACTTGGTGCTAtgctatataatatactaCCTCATAGAGCCAATGAAGCACTAGGAGTTAtgcatatgaaaatatatatgggtGATGATACCCTTATAATGTCTGGAGCAAATCTTAATAATAGCTATTTAACAAATCGAAAAGATAGATACTTTTTAAtcgaaaataaattattagcAAATTcgatttataaaattgttaattgTGTGCAGCAAATgtcattttctttaaatcCCGATTTAACTGTTGATTGGAGAAGCGATTTAATAAATCCGTTGATTgaatcatatttatatagagAACAATTCTATAGAAGAATAAGATTTATCTTGAGAGAAGTCCAAAAAGATATTTCAgagtataatattaataccTTCGGTACCGATTTTGTCACACACAATAATGATAACACATTATTACATAGCGATAaagaaatggaaaaaaataatgatcaacaaaatgaatatacacaagcatatgatataaataatttttcaactagttttaatataagtgaaaaaaaatcggATATTCATTTACACAATATAGGCAATAATACTACTGAACATGATAGCAAAACTAATAATCATATTCCCTCCAAAAttaataactttttttaccctttatatgaaaaaaaaaaaaaaatagtaacgATCGAGCTAGGTATGCAATGTCCATTTTCCATTCCACCAATTTATGATGATACAGATATGCTTGAAGATACGTTAAAgaatattgaaaaatataatcaaaGTTTAATTGTTGCATCagcatattttaattttactaAACCAATTTTGAAATTGTTCAGACGTATTTATGATAATTTGTTTCcaaaaaaaggaagaatacattttattacaGCTGCACAATCAGCTAATAGTTTTTACAAATCACAAGGTATAACCTATTATATACCTCTTGCTTATAGTATTATTGCTGATAGGTGTATTGAATTTGTTACATCAAATTttcttaatttatttaaaattgtaaaaaaaacaccTAATTTagaacaaaaattatataacgcaacaaatatatatttggaaTATCATAAACCAGAATGGACATTTCATTCAAAGGGAATGTGGATAATTGATAATTTTGGAAATAgcgaaaatgataaaaaacatGTATGTTCAGAAAAATGTGAACAAAATATCcaaaaattggaaaataattcatataatttggAAAATTGCCTGAACATGTCAGAATTTTGTgactataaaaaaagtgtgtataaacaaatattaagTGATgaaagtaataatataaatcaatTATTAGAACCTCCTGAATGTATGCCATGGGGAACTGTCATAGGAAGTTCAAATTATGGACGCAGAGCTTCATACAGAGATTTAGAAATgggatttattattaaaacaaatgatCCGAATTTAAGAAAACAATTTCAagaagaattaaataatatttacaagtcatcaaaatatgtaaatatggTCGATCTTAAATCAAGATATTCACCTTGGCAATTATATGTactcaatattttttttagacgGATGTTGTAA
- a CDS encoding RNA-binding protein, putative, with translation MIFFYLVLLLKSLMIINASKLYNYNNINKRNSFFIYSNIHKNTYSKIKSAHDIFLKRNQYFKNGKPHTKVLLVNLLDKDQNEMLDFSSNNRKETSPNEEKQKKKKINNDNKNNSNYNEEKSSIQATLAKTKKFCNYLTNKLGRLNKKLREIKKLEAIFYANPNILTEDQQVKLSKKKHIKNEIVLINRYRKKYFSYKRNLMKNIDDLSPFFYSKKKKKKKQLCTNQEFAEILKSENPKEAVQNIKNIDISKIPRNVTDYLIFNKIGTREDIKILFGLKAIKINGNTIDDENYILNVMEDEVKVFDQVVGIHEDHYVVRKRFTKSQKQILEQKKNEKMADIRKEVKGVEQFFNIKK, from the exons atgatatttttttatcttgtATTATTACTCAAATCACTTATGATCATAAATGCTTCTAAACTttacaattataataacataaataaaagaaattcattttttatatatagtaatattcataaaaacaCCTATAGTAAAATAAAGAGTGCtcatgatatatttttaaaaagaaatcaatattttaaaaatggtaaACCACACACTAAAGTATTATTAGTTAATTTATTAGACAAAGACCAAAATGAAATGCTTGATTTTTCAAGTAATAATAGGAAGGAAACTAGCCCTAATGAagaaaagcaaaaaaaaaaaaaaataaacaatgataacaaaaataatagtaattatAATGAGGAGAAAAGTTCTATACAAGCCACATTAGCGAAAACCAAAAAGTTTTGTAACTATTTAACTAATAAGCTAGGCcgattaaataaaaaattacgagaaataaaaaaattagaagctattttttatgcaaaTCCTAATATATTAACGGAAGATCAGCAAGTTAAAttaagcaaaaaaaaacatataaaaaacgaaatcgttttaattaatagatatagaaaaaaatacttttcttataaaagaaatttaatgaaaaacatAGATGATTTATcaccttttttttattcaaaaaaaaaaaaaaaaaaaaaacaattatgtACAAATCAGGAATTTGCGGAAATAT tgaAATCCGAAAATCCTAAGGAAGCAGTgcaaaacataaaaaatatagacatAAGTAAAATTCCAAGAAATGTAACCGattatttgatatttaacaaaattggAACAAGGGaagatattaaaattttatttggaCTCAAagctataaaaataaatggaaatacAA ttgatgatgaaaattatatactaaATGTTATGGAGGACGAAGTAAAAGTTTTTGATCAAGTTGTTGGCATCCATGAGGATCA CTATGTTGTAAGAAAACGATTTACAAAAAGTCAGAAACAAATTttagaacaaaaaaaaaatgaaaaaatggcAGATATAAGGAAAGAAGTTAAGGGGGTGGAACAATTTTTCAAcatcaaaaaatag
- a CDS encoding Snf2-related CBP activator, putative: MNHTSFDNILQTKTFKLGIEDIQNIGSSYYGENNKKIDRYNEEINLLKQQLSDLNEKMGKSGAIHKVLEPVGAPKITFWYYELKEMKEFQDLVMYEIKKKKKHFKTLSNSCMKYLCNKEKIKLKKQEEEEKKLKIHSKNISSYMDVFWKKIEKLVWEEKKRELQKTLNKNKEMRFKKFVKGAIKKIKNARHNAHELFENNMNDLPCSNNNSENNANSNNENENEENENEENDNDENENEENENDENEENENEENSAADEEAECASNNTDNDTKDNANAPPQRPIVSAPKKDTKISSSKANHSNEDKELGEEDLTDQEDEDILLDEEMESMDESEEQEVNLLDDEANMPVEELLKRIYGFKSGEEYINLMQNEEDDEDGDTDMDDQVSTQNDSTKPSQNSKKRKLPDGDGSDREPKTVKMEETEAVSDAPNNDETANEADAGNNTETANDVDVPNNTEPVKEEGNRIGESPIKIDEILECNMDEKHLTKIPPFIKATLRDYQHAGLHWLLYLYKNNINGILADEMGLGKTLQCISLLGYLAYYLNIWGPHLIIVPTSILINWEIELKRFCPCFKILSYYGNQNERYKKRIGWFNNDSFHVCISSYSTIVKDHIIFKRKNWKYIILDEAHNIKNFNTKRWNIILSLKRDNCLLITGTPLQNSLEELWSLLHFLMPNIFTSHLDFKEWFSDPLNLAIQKSKISDSKELIDRLHTVIRPYILRRLKKNVEKEMPNKYEHIIKCKLTRRQKILYDEFINNKKVQNTLTSGNYMGLMNILIQLRKVCNHCDLFTNKYIQTPYYYILPIQYNIPKFCLLFENNYYKDFYLILFLHNEFVSLGGIAKDAHPNQNQNHHYSDSNIQIPSKNNDSPFFSPKQSQNSILNMETLSGFPFGNFSKNNECTNLNGITQTNELASKGLIEEVNYGGSFFSTHTQNNIPLYENAKMEEQNNLKPPEWFNEINKMKDNPNFDYLNYYKNILINLNKNKELKMGSQTVNYENNESVQDLCTYVNNEIYKENIPKNFLTYSNEFINELNNNYDILSTFIDPQNKYKSYDEHLYVMEYDKTSYNAPLQSDSLRGNKQMTSHPRGSSNRGRPPRGSHPGRPSRGSHPGRPSRGSHAGRPSRGGHVGRPPRGDTGSQHTRTNINEKTEQPNNNVNSNIPNEGNETTARPVETSHFWRKKYLYRYNMKVINREVQYKNFFTDETNQTYLNSLEHNLWIKKQKEEEMNKIKIEEKKNKQLISNYHFIKNSRIPIFGSNLLHLLKTEFSKDKNIVYNHTNNIIINNGSMKEVHVEDIPSTDYYYNYMNQNIKNENSDPGESLINDNNNINRCKPNDCASIVLERLFPTMEYFLKLYEKVIQNFIVINCPFVICSPPNILINRNSKYDNNKEICRTQNYSNISREEDIIKKIKKATRVYHNAFLKQSIIFPLNKDISLGSGKLFALEKLLSKCKREGNKCLLFTQFIKMLDILEIFLNHLNYSFIRLDGSTKVEQRQKIVTKFNNDKSYFIFISSTRSGSIGINLTAANVVIFYDTDWNPSIDKQAMDRCHRIGQTKDVHVFRFVCEYTVEENIWKKQLQKRKLDNICINMGNFNSQNNRNNNTSLQDHNEMNKDWFSNVDTIKEIFINKQNNDEDDDIYQDRLLHEHLENPEKTNVRFEKTLEHVEDKDDINALHVTRRERQHELSQDMQEFTNKNDFQEAYTLTSYCFNFLNENLTDSLKQQIDEMKMRIEIEMMNAKEDENNSFDSLSNQSDEVENYEQVRNEAT; encoded by the exons ATGAATCACACGTCTTTcgataatatattacagACCAAAACATTTAAGTTAGGAATTGAggatattcaaaatattggGTCTTCCTATTATGgcgaaaataataaaaaaatcgatCGATACAATGAAGAAATCAATTTGCTTAAACAACA GCTTAGCGACCTAAACGAAAAGATGGGGAAAAG CGGTGCAATACATAAGGTCCTTGAACCCGTTGGAGCCCCCAAAATAACATTTTGGTATTACGAACTAAAGGAAATG AAAGAATTCCAGGACCTGGTTATGtacgaaataaaaaaaaagaaaaagcaTTTTAAAACCTTAAGTAATAGTtgtatgaaatatttatgtaataaagaaaaaataaaattaaaaaaacaagaggaagaagaaaaaaaattaaaaatccattcaaaaaatatatcatcataTATGGATGTTTTTTGGAagaaaattgaaaaattagTTTGGgaagagaaaaaaagagaatTACAAAAGactttaaataaaaataaagagatgcgatttaaaaaatttgtcaAAGGtgctattaaaaaaattaaaaatgctCGACATAATGCACATGAGttgtttgaaaataatatgaacgATCTTCCTTGCTCAAACAATAATAGTGAAAACAATGCGAATAGTAATAACGAAAATGAGAATGAGGAAAATGAAAACGAAGAGAATGATAACGATGAGAATGAGAacgaagaaaatgaaaacgaTGAGAATGAAGAGAATGAGAATGAGGAAAATTCTGCTGCCGATGAGGAAGCCGAATGTGCAAGTAATAACACTGATAACGACACAAAAGATAATGCTAATGCACCCCCACAGCGACCCATTGTTAGTGCTCCGAAAAAGGACACGAAAATATCCTCATCCAAAGCTAACCATAGTAATGAAGATAAAGAACTTGGTGAAGAAGATTTAACCGATCAGGAAGATGAAGATATCTTATTAGATGAAGAAATGGAATCTATGGATGAATCAGAAGAACAAGAAGTGAACTTATTAGATGATGAAGCTAATATGCCAGTTGAGGAATTACTCAAAAGAATTTACGGTTTTAAAAGTGGagaagaatatataaatttgatgcaaaatgaagaagatgATGAAGATGGTGATACTGACATGGATGATCAAGTATCTACACAAAATGATTCGACTAAGCCAAGTCAAAACTCAAAAAAGAGGAAACTCCCGGATGGAGATGGAAGCGACAGAGAACCGAAAACTGTGAAGATGGAAGAAACGGAGGCTGTTAGCGATGCAccaaataatgatgaaacTGCTAATGAGGCAGATGCGGGTAACAACACCGAAACTGCCAACGATGTAGATGTACCGAACAACACTGAACCCGTCAAAGAGGAAGGAAACAGGATTGGGGAGAGcccaataaaaatagacgAAATATTGGAGTGTAATATGGATGAAAAGcatttaacaaaaattcCACCCTTCATAAAAGCAACATTACGTGATTATCAACATGCTGGATTACATtggttattatatttatataaaaataatataaatggaaTATTAGCAGATGAAATGGGGTTAGGTAAAACTCTTCAAtgtatttcattattaggGTATCttgcatattatttgaatatatggGGCCCACATCTAATAATAGTTCCTACatctatattaataaattggGAGATCGAATTAAAGCGGTTTTGTccatgttttaaaatattatcatattatggtaatcaaaatgaaagatataaaaaaagaatcgGATGGTTTAATAATGATTCATTTCATGTTTGTATATCTAGTTATTCAACAATTGTAAAAGAtcacataatttttaaaagaaaaaattggaaatatattatattagaTGAAGctcataatataaaaaattttaatacaaaaagatggaatataatattaagtTTAAAAAGAGATAATTGTTTATTAATCACTGGAACACCATTACAAAATAGTCTAGAAGAACTATGGtcattattacattttttaatgccaaatatatttacatctCATTTAGATTTTAAAGAATGGTTTTCAGATCCTTTAAATTTAGCGATtcaaaaaagtaaaattaGTGATTCAAAAGAATTAATAGATAGATTACATACTGTTATTAgaccatatattttaagacgattaaaaaaaaacgttgaaaaagaaatgccaaataaatatgaacatataattaaatgtaAATTAACTAGaagacaaaaaatattatatgatgaatttataaataataaaaaagttcaAAATACATTAACTAGTGGTAATTATATGGGtttaatgaatattttaattcaaCTAAGAAAAGTATGTAATCATTGTGATTTGTTtactaataaatatattcaaacaccatattattatattttgcctattcaatataatataccaAAATTTTGCTTACtgtttgaaaataattattataaagatttctatcttattttatttttacacaaTGAGTTTGTTTCTTTAGGGGGTATTGCCAAAGATGCCCACCCCAACCAAAATCAGAATCACCACTACTCCGATTCTAACATTCAGATAccttcaaaaaataatgactCACCATTTTTCAGTCCTAAACAGTCACAAAATAGTATCCTTAACATGGAAACCTTATCCGGTTTTCCCTTCGgtaatttttctaaaaataatgaatgcACAAACTTAAACGGGATAACCCAAACAAATGAATTGGCTAGTAAGGGCCTAATTGAAGAGGTAAATTATGGAggttcatttttttcaactcACAcccaaaataatatacctCTTTATGAAAATGCAAAGATGGaggaacaaaataatttgaaacCACCTGAGTGGTTTAAcgaaataaacaaaatgaaagatAATCcaaattttgattatttaaattattataaaaatattttaattaatttaaataaaaataaggaaCTGAAAATGGGTAGCCAAACAgttaattatgaaaataatgaaagtGTGCAAGATTTATGTACCTAcgtaaataatgaaatatacaaagaaaatattccCAAAAATTTTCTAACATATTcaaatgaatttataaacgagctaaataataattatgatatattatctaCATTTATAGAtccacaaaataaatataaaagttaTGATGAGCATTTATATGTTATGGAATATGATAAAACTTCTTATAATGCACCACTTCAAAGTGATAGTTTACGAGGGAATAAGCAAATGACTTCTCATCCTAGAGGTTCTAGTAATAGAGGTCGTCCTCCTAGGGGTAGTCATCCTGGCCGTCCATCTCGAGGAAGTCATCCTGGTCGTCCATCTCGGGGCAGTCATGCAGGACGTCCATCTCGAGGTGGCCATGTTGGTCGCCCACCTCGGGGAGATACTGGAAGTCAACACACACGCactaatattaatgaaaaaacgGAACAACCCAATAATAATGTGAATAGTAATATACCGAACGAAGGGAATGAAACAACTGCTCGTCCTGTAGAGACAAGCCATTTTtggagaaaaaaatatttatatagatataatatgaaagtAATAAATAGAGAAGTgcaatataaaaacttttttaCTGATGAAACAAATCAAACTTATTTAAATTCGTTAGAACATAATTTATggataaaaaaacagaagGAAGAAgaaatgaacaaaataaaaattgaagaaaaaaaaaataaacaattaatatcaaattatcattttattaaaaatagtagAATACCAATATTTGGGtcaaatttattacatCTATTAAAAACTGAATTTTccaaagataaaaatattgtatataatcatacaaataatataattataaataatgggTCTATGAAAGAAGTACATGTAGAGGATATACCTTCGACAGattattactataattatatgaatcaaaatataaaaaatgaaaatagtgATCCTGGTGAAAGtctaataaatgataataacaatataaacAGATGCAAACCAAATGATTGTGCTTCGATAGTGTTAGAGCGACTTTTTCCAACTATGgaatattttcttaaactatatgaaaaagtaatacaaaattttatagtCATAAATTGCCCATTTGTTATTTGTAGCCCcccaaatattttaataaatagaaATTCGAAATATgacaataataaagaaatatgtaGAACCCAAAATTATAGTAATATTAGTAGAGAAGaagatattataaaaaaaataaaaaaagcaacAAGAGTTTATCATAATGCATTTCTAAAACagtctattatttttccattGAATAAAGATATATCATTAGGAAGTGGGAAATTATTTGctttagaaaaattattaagtaAATGTAAAAGAGAAGGaaataaatgtttattatttacacaatttataaaaatgctagatattttagaaatatttttaaaccatttaaattattcatttattcgACTTGATGGTTCAACTAAAGTAGAACAGCGtcaaaaaattgtaacTAAATtcaataatgataaatcttattttatatttatatcctCAACACGTAGTGGTAGTATTGGTATTAATTTGACAGCAGCCAATGTAGTTATCTTTTATGATACAGATTGGAACCCATCAATTGATAAACAAGCGATGGACAGATGTCATAGAATAGGGCAAACTAAAGATGTTCATGTTTTTCGATTTGTTTGTGAATATACTgtagaagaaaatatatggaaaaaacagttacaaaaaagaaagctagataatatttgtataaatatgggAAATTTTAATAGCCAAAATAAtcgaaataataatacaagtCTTCAAGACCATAATGAAATGAATAAAGACTGGTTCTCAAATGTTGATACTAtcaaagaaatatttattaacaaacaaaataatgacGAGGATGATGATATTTATCAAGACAGATTATTACATGAACATTTAGAGAATCcagaaaaaacaaatgttCGTTTTGAAAAAACATTGGAGCATGTTGAAGATAAAGATGACATAAATGCTTTGCACGTTACAAGAAGGGAAAGGCAACACGAGTTGTCCCAAGACATGCAG GAATTTACAAACAAAAACGATTTCCAAGAAGCCTATACTTTAACCTCCTATTgttttaactttttaaatgaaaactTGACAGATAGTTTGAAACAACAAATTGatgaaatgaaaatgagAATTGAAATTGAAATGATGAATGCTAAGGAAGACGAGAACAATTCGTTTGATAGTTTGTCTAACCAAAGTGATGAGGtggaaaattatgaacaagtCAGAAATGAAGCAACATAG
- a CDS encoding U6 snRNA-associated Sm-like protein LSm3, putative: protein MEKIALIQSPLDYIRLNMEEEIFLKCKGDRELTGTLDAYDNHLNMVLSNAKEKYKQVTIENNEECVKQIERNLDMVFVRGDSIILVSSAAK, encoded by the exons ATGGAGAAAATAGCCTTAATACAAA GCCCCCTAGATTATATTCGACTAAATATGGAAGAAGaaatatttcttaaatGCAAAGGAGATAGAGAATTAACCGGAACATTGGAT GCTTACGATAATCACTTAAATATGGTTTTGTCAAATGCTAAAgagaaatataaacaagttaccattgaaaataatgaagaatGTGTGAAG CAAATTGAAAGAAATTTAGATATGGTTTTTGTTCGAGGGGATTCCATCATTTTAGTATCATCTGCTGcaaaatga